In one Aulosira sp. FACHB-615 genomic region, the following are encoded:
- a CDS encoding CHASE2 domain-containing protein, with translation MGSGIHKKVIVPNFDLEQKGRTTENYSGRDKGFSRNTNKSGQQVNLQDSDSNSFINIHGNVYGDINANPSSKTGEGDSIPEPVHPEPKVFGLNQLLLLIKDNEDWIRWLSCGVVFTSSLLITISVITVRSVGILQQFELGAFDLLMRLRLNEAQDQRLLIVGINDDDIEKYKEYPLSDQKMLELLQKLENPEYKPLVIGLDIFRDVPQADKKNYEKLLQYLQQMQNIIGICKLGNTGAEGVTPPKGISLEYRIGFSNVDDDDDEIIRRHPIWFSTEPTYPCQTIQSLSFLLADRFLKTAGYEFNLTQKPEEYIQYGSTIIKHLRSELPVGSYQKLSEPIRGTQILLNYRAVDPVSQKVSLTDVLENKIKPEWVKDKIVLIGYTAEQVGDLFLTPYSDRESPKKRMPGVEVQAHMVSQILSAVLDKRPLLEFCPQWIENLCIWIWSLIGGGIAWFWRKKRYKKFAELGTATFILCLLSYALLHYGIWIPLVPSLLALVAASAVLLNLRRIPNIINSSQQIK, from the coding sequence ATGGGTTCAGGCATTCACAAAAAAGTCATAGTCCCCAACTTCGATCTGGAGCAAAAGGGGCGAACAACAGAAAATTACAGTGGAAGAGATAAAGGGTTTTCACGAAATACTAATAAATCTGGTCAACAAGTAAATTTACAAGACAGCGATAGTAACTCCTTTATTAACATTCACGGTAATGTATACGGAGATATAAATGCAAATCCAAGTTCAAAAACTGGTGAAGGAGATTCAATCCCAGAACCAGTTCACCCAGAACCTAAAGTATTTGGGCTAAACCAACTATTACTCTTAATAAAAGACAATGAAGACTGGATACGCTGGTTATCTTGTGGAGTTGTCTTCACATCTAGTTTATTAATCACTATTTCTGTAATAACGGTAAGGTCTGTTGGCATATTACAGCAATTTGAACTTGGAGCATTTGACCTATTGATGCGGCTACGACTAAATGAAGCACAAGACCAACGTTTACTTATTGTTGGAATCAATGATGATGATATTGAAAAATATAAAGAATATCCTCTTTCAGATCAAAAAATGTTGGAACTTTTGCAGAAATTGGAAAACCCAGAGTATAAACCACTAGTAATTGGTCTAGATATTTTTAGGGATGTACCACAAGCAGATAAAAAAAACTATGAAAAGCTCTTACAATACTTACAACAGATGCAGAACATCATTGGCATTTGTAAATTAGGAAATACTGGTGCTGAAGGTGTTACACCACCCAAAGGTATTTCATTGGAGTACCGTATAGGTTTTAGTAATGTAGATGATGATGATGATGAAATTATTCGTCGTCATCCAATCTGGTTCAGCACAGAACCTACATATCCTTGTCAGACAATACAATCTCTAAGTTTTTTACTGGCAGATCGTTTTTTAAAAACAGCAGGTTATGAATTCAACTTAACTCAAAAGCCAGAAGAGTATATACAATATGGTTCTACAATTATTAAACATTTACGATCCGAGCTTCCTGTTGGTAGTTACCAAAAGTTATCAGAACCTATACGAGGTACTCAAATTCTGCTTAACTATAGAGCAGTTGATCCAGTTTCCCAAAAAGTTAGTCTTACAGATGTATTAGAAAATAAGATTAAGCCTGAGTGGGTGAAAGATAAGATAGTTTTAATAGGTTACACCGCCGAACAAGTAGGTGATTTATTTTTAACCCCTTATAGTGATAGGGAGTCTCCCAAAAAAAGAATGCCAGGAGTTGAAGTTCAAGCACATATGGTAAGTCAAATTCTTAGTGCAGTTCTAGATAAACGACCCCTGTTAGAATTTTGTCCACAGTGGATTGAGAACCTGTGTATTTGGATTTGGTCGTTAATTGGAGGTGGAATAGCATGGTTTTGGAGGAAAAAGCGATACAAGAAATTTGCAGAATTGGGTACCGCAACATTTATTTTGTGTTTATTATCCTACGCCCTCTTACATTATGGAATTTGGATACCTTTAGTTCCATCTCTATTGGCATTAGTAGCAGCCAGTGCAGTTCTACTAAACTTGCGTCGCATTCCTAATATTATCAATTCGAGCCAACAAATAAAGTAA
- a CDS encoding filamentous hemagglutinin N-terminal domain-containing protein, with the protein MVADWKATFKSLGIAISLAFCGITIIFEKSSLAQITPDTTLGNETSIVTPTSSTSERIDGGAIRGSSLFHSFQEFNIDQGRRVDFANPVQIENIFSRVTGNNSSRLFGTLGVLGNANLFFINPNGIIFGADAKLDIKGSFVGSTANSLIFTNGQLFSATNPQAPPLLEIDVKAPIGVIFEGKEPGAINNQINLPGAKQNINLIGNNLEIINNASSNESSSADIQILATQNSSSEQNLLRFTRGNILLEATDNITIASGFTLNLISPDSITFLADADKNGRGSFRMDTNQTISSAGADVTISGANLNLGNISTLTPVRNGGNINLIATNGDISIGNPAFASSDNLTTSGIISGDINVKSSGNFIAYGAIRTDSFIQGTPGSIYINSGRNITINNGIRADSLVAGDNLSPINSGDIILKAGGNITTSGVVSSLSQVRGNSDSGNAGSITFITTGGNITTKGTLAAFSRVGRLRDGTAGNGTAGNGGAIKLESTTGSIRSEGLILTFSEVQNNGISGNGGNISITANDGITTNNFLNANSQVLRNGTTGNAGTITLKSTQGNIITDRITSVSEVIGNGNTGKGGNFIIESGGDFKSVFLRSYSQVRGNCTTVRCSTGNAGNITINSGGDVELRTNNSAGAIVAWSQIGGNGNAGNGGIVDIISNGNVSITNSNGQLTFQGSIGTNSQVFGNGSAGNGGNIRVISKTGDIFVNQVGNFSRVFGSCQGSCQAAGNGADITLQALQGSIDTFSVNTFSDSRGRGRAGNGGIIKLTAKNDITTNFLTSSSLTGRDTPGSSGSITVESTDGSIIAGNIIASSNTKRGNINLTAEKNITIGVGANSPVVDVSGSGDGGQILFNVQSGRFAINNALINSNVFGDGQGGDIKINADSVFLNNTDITTTLSSGTGQGGNIIINTPGEVVLDRSRLFTSLEPGGIGSGGNIEIQADSVSLDNFSFIDSATFWDGNAGNVSLNTNNSISLKNNSSIFSITAGNGNGGQVAVTAQGNLSLLDGSNISTFVNQQAGGNAGNVIIQANKLELSNGGQILTNTFGIGNAGDITVNAKEGVIISGVNNNSASAAQPINNVQRRIFRPVAEVEANNSFSQAQRLSNEDFSIDPINNVNPDVEFSTRIPYVSISGQGSNPTSVDIYSFEVTPGTRGIFDIDNGFKSGNTTGSIDTRISLYNNAGVRLASNNDAPVIFGAAGSQLAPGDINNPGAGSNTIFSPDSYLRYVFTQPGTYFLEVSTTARPQSYQLQISLDTPNIQSNSVNGRFASGIFAQTESKTGAAGNITINSPQLEINSGGQLRTTTFQAQKAGNITLQIPNQLILSGRDSGLFANTENGSTGNGGGIDIDPQRLIIRDGATIAVNSQGEGIGGDINLQAGYLFLDNGSISAQTRSNTGGNINLSIDDLLLLRHGSQISTTAGNQQFGGNGGNIFINARNGFIVAVPSENSDITANAFTGNGGRVDITTQRIFGIQEPSFPTLFSDITASSEFGINGEVAINFTINADPTNGLTELPDARPNPTISEGCQIVENKEAVQFYTIGKGGLPPRPDEALSVDLFNLIDWSKVTFHFDDKKTVTNTRSFSSLVKFAPPCQ; encoded by the coding sequence ATGGTTGCAGATTGGAAGGCTACGTTTAAAAGTTTAGGCATAGCTATCTCTTTAGCATTTTGTGGAATAACTATTATTTTTGAGAAAAGCTCTCTGGCTCAAATTACTCCAGATACTACTCTTGGAAATGAGACATCTATCGTTACACCTACCAGTAGTACAAGTGAGCGAATTGATGGTGGCGCAATTCGCGGATCTAGTCTATTTCACAGTTTCCAGGAATTTAATATTGATCAGGGAAGACGTGTTGATTTCGCTAACCCAGTCCAGATTGAAAATATTTTTAGTCGGGTAACAGGAAACAACTCTTCTCGTTTATTTGGAACGTTGGGTGTGTTGGGTAATGCCAATTTATTTTTCATCAATCCTAATGGCATTATTTTTGGTGCAGATGCAAAATTAGATATCAAGGGTTCATTTGTTGGTAGTACAGCAAATAGCCTAATTTTCACTAATGGCCAACTTTTCAGTGCTACTAATCCTCAAGCACCACCATTATTAGAGATCGATGTTAAAGCTCCCATTGGTGTGATATTTGAAGGAAAAGAGCCAGGAGCTATTAATAATCAGATAAATTTACCTGGAGCAAAACAAAATATTAATCTAATTGGTAATAATCTTGAAATTATAAATAATGCTTCATCGAATGAATCTAGTAGCGCAGATATACAAATTCTTGCTACTCAAAATAGTTCTTCTGAGCAAAATCTTCTTCGATTTACCAGGGGAAATATTTTACTAGAAGCAACTGATAATATTACTATTGCTTCTGGATTTACACTAAACTTAATTAGCCCTGATTCAATTACATTCTTGGCAGACGCGGATAAGAATGGCAGAGGTTCTTTTAGGATGGATACAAACCAGACTATTAGCTCTGCTGGGGCAGATGTTACTATTTCCGGAGCAAATCTAAATTTAGGAAATATTAGTACACTTACACCTGTACGTAATGGAGGAAATATTAACTTAATTGCCACTAACGGTGATATTTCTATAGGCAATCCAGCGTTTGCTTCTAGTGATAACTTAACTACTTCTGGAATAATTAGTGGGGATATAAATGTTAAAAGTAGTGGAAATTTTATTGCCTATGGAGCAATAAGAACAGATTCTTTTATTCAAGGAACTCCCGGATCTATTTATATTAATAGTGGGAGAAATATAACTATCAATAATGGAATTAGGGCTGACTCTTTAGTCGCAGGCGATAATCTTAGTCCAATAAATAGCGGAGACATTATCCTGAAAGCTGGTGGTAACATTACTACTTCTGGTGTCGTATCCTCTCTATCTCAGGTTAGAGGTAATAGTGATTCAGGTAATGCAGGTTCTATCACTTTTATCACGACGGGAGGAAATATTACAACTAAAGGTACTCTAGCAGCTTTTTCTCGTGTTGGTCGATTACGAGATGGAACGGCTGGAAATGGAACGGCTGGAAATGGTGGAGCAATTAAGCTTGAAAGTACTACGGGAAGTATTAGAAGCGAAGGATTAATACTGACATTTTCTGAAGTACAAAATAATGGTATCTCAGGAAATGGTGGAAATATTAGCATCACTGCTAATGATGGTATTACTACTAATAACTTTCTCAATGCTAATTCTCAGGTTTTGAGAAATGGTACTACAGGTAATGCAGGTACAATCACTCTCAAAAGCACTCAAGGCAACATTATTACAGATAGAATAACATCTGTTTCGGAAGTTATAGGTAATGGAAACACAGGAAAGGGTGGAAACTTTATTATTGAAAGTGGTGGAGATTTTAAATCTGTTTTCTTGCGATCTTACTCTCAAGTTCGCGGTAATTGTACAACTGTTAGATGCAGTACTGGCAATGCTGGAAATATTACTATCAACAGTGGCGGTGATGTTGAACTCAGAACAAATAATTCCGCAGGTGCAATTGTTGCATGGTCACAGATTGGAGGCAATGGTAATGCTGGTAATGGTGGAATAGTTGATATTATCAGTAATGGTAACGTTAGTATCACAAATTCAAACGGGCAATTGACATTTCAAGGAAGTATAGGTACTAATTCTCAAGTTTTTGGTAATGGGAGTGCAGGTAATGGTGGAAATATACGAGTTATTAGTAAAACAGGTGATATTTTTGTTAATCAAGTAGGTAATTTCTCACGAGTTTTTGGAAGTTGTCAAGGAAGTTGCCAAGCAGCAGGTAATGGTGCAGATATTACACTTCAAGCTCTTCAAGGAAGTATTGACACATTTTCTGTAAATACTTTCTCAGATTCTAGAGGTCGAGGTAGAGCAGGTAATGGTGGAATAATTAAACTCACTGCTAAGAATGACATTACAACAAACTTCTTAACTTCTAGTTCTTTGACAGGTAGAGATACACCAGGAAGCAGTGGCAGTATCACTGTAGAAAGTACAGATGGGTCAATTATTGCTGGAAATATAATTGCATCTAGCAATACAAAACGCGGCAATATCAACCTGACTGCGGAAAAGAATATTACTATTGGTGTAGGTGCTAATTCACCTGTTGTAGATGTTTCTGGTAGTGGAGATGGGGGTCAGATTTTATTCAATGTTCAATCTGGAAGATTCGCTATCAACAATGCCTTAATCAACAGTAATGTATTTGGTGACGGTCAGGGTGGTGACATTAAAATTAATGCTGATTCTGTTTTTTTAAATAATACAGATATTACAACTACCCTCTCTTCAGGAACAGGACAAGGCGGAAATATTATAATCAATACTCCTGGCGAAGTTGTTCTAGATAGAAGTCGTCTATTTACTTCTCTCGAACCGGGAGGAATCGGAAGTGGGGGTAACATTGAAATTCAAGCTGATTCTGTCAGTTTAGATAATTTTTCTTTTATTGATAGTGCTACTTTTTGGGATGGTAACGCAGGTAATGTGAGCCTGAACACTAATAACTCTATTTCTCTAAAGAACAACAGTTCTATTTTTAGCATTACTGCTGGGAATGGTAATGGAGGTCAAGTTGCGGTAACTGCTCAAGGAAATCTTAGCCTGCTGGATGGGAGTAACATTAGTACATTTGTTAACCAACAAGCAGGAGGGAATGCTGGTAATGTGATTATTCAGGCGAATAAACTTGAACTGAGTAATGGAGGACAAATACTTACGAATACCTTTGGCATTGGGAATGCTGGTGATATTACAGTTAATGCTAAAGAAGGAGTCATCATTTCCGGTGTTAATAACAATTCTGCTAGTGCTGCTCAACCAATAAATAATGTTCAGAGGAGAATCTTCAGACCAGTTGCGGAAGTAGAAGCAAACAATTCATTTTCTCAAGCACAGAGACTCTCAAATGAAGATTTTTCGATAGACCCAATTAATAATGTCAATCCTGATGTTGAGTTCTCTACTAGAATTCCTTATGTATCTATATCAGGACAAGGTTCTAATCCTACATCAGTTGATATTTATTCTTTTGAAGTTACTCCAGGTACTAGGGGCATTTTTGATATCGATAATGGGTTTAAATCTGGAAATACAACCGGCAGTATAGATACACGAATTTCTCTTTATAATAATGCAGGGGTAAGATTAGCATCTAACAATGATGCTCCTGTGATTTTTGGTGCCGCAGGGAGTCAGTTAGCTCCGGGAGATATTAATAATCCTGGTGCTGGTTCTAATACTATTTTCAGTCCTGATTCTTATCTTAGGTATGTGTTCACTCAGCCTGGAACTTATTTTTTAGAAGTATCTACAACTGCAAGACCACAGAGTTACCAACTTCAGATTTCTCTAGATACCCCTAATATTCAAAGTAACTCCGTTAATGGGAGATTTGCCAGTGGCATTTTTGCTCAAACTGAAAGTAAAACTGGGGCGGCTGGGAATATAACAATTAATTCTCCACAATTAGAAATTAATTCAGGAGGACAGTTACGAACTACCACATTTCAAGCACAAAAAGCTGGGAATATTACTTTACAAATCCCAAATCAATTGATACTTTCAGGAAGAGATAGCGGACTTTTTGCTAATACAGAAAATGGTTCTACTGGTAATGGAGGTGGGATTGACATTGACCCTCAAAGATTAATTATTCGAGATGGGGCGACAATTGCTGTCAATAGCCAGGGTGAAGGAATTGGTGGTGATATTAATCTGCAAGCAGGTTATCTGTTTCTAGACAATGGAAGTATTTCTGCACAAACCAGAAGTAATACAGGGGGAAATATTAATCTAAGTATAGATGATTTATTATTGTTGCGGCATGGTAGTCAAATATCGACTACGGCAGGAAATCAGCAATTTGGGGGTAATGGTGGCAATATTTTCATCAATGCCAGAAATGGCTTTATTGTAGCTGTTCCCAGTGAAAATAGCGATATTACTGCTAATGCGTTTACAGGTAATGGTGGTAGGGTTGATATCACTACTCAACGCATATTTGGCATTCAAGAGCCAAGTTTTCCAACTCTTTTTAGTGATATCACTGCTAGTTCAGAATTTGGGATTAATGGTGAAGTGGCTATTAACTTTACAATTAACGCTGACCCCACAAATGGGTTAACGGAATTACCAGATGCACGACCAAATCCTACGATATCTGAAGGCTGCCAAATTGTTGAAAATAAAGAAGCTGTTCAGTTTTATACCATTGGTAAAGGAGGTTTACCACCAAGACCGGATGAAGCATTAAGTGTTGATTTATTTAACTTGATAGATTGGTCAAAAGTTACTTTTCACTTTGATGACAAGAAAACTGTTACTAATACTCGGTCATTTAGCAGTTTGGTTAAATTTGCACCTCCTTGTCAATAG